The Pedobacter roseus genome contains a region encoding:
- a CDS encoding glycoside hydrolase family 2 TIM barrel-domain containing protein codes for MFFAIAAHAQIQKITYSTADKQLLKLNRISPAASKQPNKIALDGTWQFSTDINTLPTDKNIQVPGEWVMQGFEVKNSVYAGYKKNFEVPESWKNKRIKLRFDAVYSEAEIWVNGKKTASHLGGFTPFEIDINNAVKWGANNELLVKVKSESKADSLASASTYAVHPLGGISRKVYVMALEPVNFAYADVKTILDKNYENATLSADVIIANEQSIKTNRLTIKAELFKADGTTMVAEKTATVDQSIAKSEYLQQNISFDVLKPAKWDPEHPNLYVLKLSILQDGKTEDVITKNIGFRQIEVRGNRVFVNNMPIKLRGICHHETMPLRGRSVGDNMWEKDVELFREGNVNYFRTSHYPPAEELIDACNRLGMFLEVEAPFCWAENTEVPAGTEIYQTLMVDQTLDMVNYFRSNPAVLTWSIGNESGKYAEYFKETAKLVKQFDPTRPRNFSQYGPDADEGDLEITNHHYPGPTGPQTYRNYKRPIVFDEYVHLNAYNRLELVTDPGVRDAWGVGFEAMWENMYRTDAVLGGAIWAGIDDTFFLPNGKTVGYGTWGPFDGWRRPKPEYWHMKKIYSPVKIKLAGNWNNGKVAVELENRLLFSNLNECKIEWNLANETGLITADLKRNGKTTANVMVSKKPLPTDKMTIKVYDPRGVLIDIYQFAVVPTVSDLTAAPKAAGQSWIYNQSGNTLTAKSGSLNVQFNLVSGDVEQVSNNGKPVWNTGTRLMVLPLTGEGRGTQMTGERQQFDPFTDVCKNRIVKDIKFNKAKSAFTLSITDAYSEASGTTSYVFSADGKVKIDYKYTIKKEINPRQWGLVFGLPNSFQELEWNRNAQWDYYPAEHIGRPVGKALLTSANQVSGPAGPAKLPSTPWSLDRNDLGTNDFRSTKMYINSAQLSNGTSSFKVASNGEQHIRAWKETQGIKALIAGYSNMGAERFFRGHAEKMDRSLKAGDIIEDSVMLQLK; via the coding sequence ATGTTTTTCGCAATCGCGGCACATGCGCAGATACAAAAAATCACCTATAGCACAGCCGATAAACAATTACTAAAACTCAACCGCATCTCGCCAGCGGCCTCAAAACAACCAAATAAAATTGCTTTAGACGGAACCTGGCAATTTTCAACAGATATTAACACATTACCCACCGATAAAAATATTCAGGTGCCAGGCGAATGGGTAATGCAGGGTTTTGAAGTGAAAAATTCGGTTTACGCCGGTTATAAAAAGAACTTCGAGGTTCCGGAAAGCTGGAAAAACAAGCGTATTAAACTCCGTTTTGATGCGGTTTACAGCGAAGCAGAAATTTGGGTAAACGGAAAGAAAACCGCATCACATTTAGGCGGTTTTACCCCTTTCGAAATCGACATTAACAATGCGGTAAAATGGGGCGCCAACAATGAATTACTGGTAAAAGTAAAATCAGAAAGCAAAGCCGATTCTTTGGCCAGCGCATCAACCTATGCCGTACATCCTTTGGGCGGTATTTCACGAAAAGTATACGTAATGGCCCTGGAACCCGTAAATTTTGCTTACGCAGATGTCAAAACCATTTTGGACAAAAATTACGAGAATGCCACTTTAAGTGCCGATGTCATTATTGCGAACGAACAAAGCATAAAAACAAACCGACTGACGATAAAAGCAGAATTGTTTAAAGCGGATGGAACCACGATGGTGGCCGAAAAAACGGCTACGGTTGATCAATCTATTGCTAAGAGTGAGTACTTGCAGCAGAACATCAGTTTCGATGTTTTAAAACCGGCTAAATGGGATCCGGAACATCCCAATCTTTATGTGTTAAAACTGAGTATTTTACAAGATGGAAAAACTGAAGATGTGATTACCAAAAATATTGGTTTCCGTCAGATCGAAGTTCGTGGGAACAGGGTTTTTGTAAATAACATGCCAATTAAACTGCGCGGCATCTGTCACCACGAAACCATGCCTTTGCGGGGCCGCTCGGTTGGTGATAATATGTGGGAAAAGGACGTCGAACTGTTCAGGGAAGGCAATGTAAACTATTTCCGTACTTCGCACTATCCTCCGGCCGAAGAACTGATTGATGCCTGTAACCGCCTGGGGATGTTTTTAGAAGTGGAAGCACCTTTTTGCTGGGCCGAAAATACTGAGGTACCCGCAGGGACCGAAATTTACCAAACCTTAATGGTCGATCAAACTTTAGATATGGTTAACTATTTCAGGTCTAACCCTGCAGTGCTTACCTGGTCTATCGGCAATGAGAGTGGAAAATACGCGGAATATTTTAAGGAAACGGCTAAGTTGGTTAAACAGTTTGATCCAACCCGTCCCCGTAATTTTAGCCAATACGGACCAGATGCAGATGAGGGTGATCTCGAAATTACCAATCACCACTATCCAGGTCCAACAGGTCCGCAAACCTACCGGAATTACAAACGTCCGATCGTTTTTGATGAGTACGTGCACCTAAATGCCTACAACCGCTTAGAACTGGTTACCGATCCTGGTGTTCGTGATGCCTGGGGAGTCGGTTTTGAGGCCATGTGGGAAAACATGTACCGTACCGATGCTGTTTTGGGCGGTGCAATATGGGCCGGTATAGATGACACTTTCTTTTTACCAAACGGAAAAACGGTTGGTTATGGTACCTGGGGACCGTTTGATGGATGGAGAAGACCAAAACCAGAGTACTGGCACATGAAAAAAATCTATTCACCGGTAAAAATTAAATTGGCCGGTAACTGGAATAACGGCAAAGTAGCCGTAGAACTGGAAAACAGGCTGCTTTTTAGTAACCTGAACGAATGTAAAATAGAATGGAATCTGGCTAACGAAACTGGCCTGATTACCGCTGATCTAAAGAGAAACGGTAAAACAACGGCCAACGTTATGGTGAGTAAAAAACCGTTGCCAACTGATAAAATGACGATCAAAGTTTACGATCCCCGTGGCGTACTCATTGATATTTACCAGTTCGCGGTTGTACCAACGGTTAGCGATTTAACTGCAGCACCAAAAGCAGCCGGCCAATCCTGGATTTATAACCAATCGGGCAATACCTTAACTGCCAAAAGCGGTAGCTTAAATGTTCAGTTTAACCTGGTGAGTGGCGATGTAGAGCAGGTAAGCAATAATGGTAAACCGGTTTGGAATACCGGCACCAGGTTAATGGTTCTACCCTTAACTGGTGAGGGCAGGGGAACACAAATGACAGGTGAGCGCCAACAATTCGATCCTTTTACAGATGTATGCAAAAACAGGATTGTAAAGGATATTAAATTTAATAAAGCCAAAAGTGCCTTTACGTTAAGTATCACCGATGCCTATAGCGAAGCCAGTGGTACCACCAGTTATGTCTTTTCTGCCGATGGCAAGGTGAAAATCGATTATAAGTACACCATCAAAAAAGAAATTAATCCGCGCCAATGGGGATTAGTGTTCGGTTTGCCCAATAGTTTCCAAGAGTTAGAATGGAACAGAAATGCACAGTGGGATTATTATCCTGCCGAACATATTGGAAGGCCAGTTGGCAAAGCCTTGTTAACCTCTGCTAATCAGGTTTCAGGTCCGGCAGGGCCTGCTAAGTTACCATCTACGCCCTGGAGCTTAGATCGGAATGATTTGGGTACCAACGATTTCCGTTCCACAAAGATGTACATCAATTCTGCCCAATTAAGCAATGGAACTTCTTCCTTTAAGGTAGCCTCCAACGGTGAGCAGCACATCAGGGCCTGGAAAGAAACACAGGGCATTAAAGCTTTAATAGCAGGTTACAGCAATATGGGTGCTGAACGTTTTTTTAGAGGACATGCAGAAAAAATGGATCGTTCT
- a CDS encoding RraA family protein: protein MTAIPTEWKNDDELFEIIRTELYTAVIGDIMDKMGLLHQFLPPQIQPLHPDMFIAGRAMPVLEADVLECGTYESSNPVLKKPFGLMLEALDDLKKNEVYICTGASPDYALWGELMSTRAQILGAAGAVVDGYSRDTKGILHLNFPSFSYGNYAQDQAPRGKVIDYRVPIEIKGVLINPGDIVVGDIDGVCIVPKQHEAEVINLALEKARGEKMVQNKILEGMSAKEAFEKYGIM from the coding sequence ATGACAGCTATACCCACAGAATGGAAAAATGACGATGAGCTTTTCGAGATTATAAGAACAGAACTTTATACCGCTGTAATAGGCGATATTATGGATAAAATGGGACTGCTTCATCAGTTTCTGCCTCCGCAGATACAGCCCTTACATCCTGATATGTTTATTGCAGGCAGGGCCATGCCCGTGCTTGAAGCCGATGTACTGGAATGCGGGACTTACGAAAGCAGTAATCCGGTTCTGAAAAAGCCTTTCGGTTTAATGCTCGAAGCATTGGATGACCTGAAAAAAAATGAAGTATATATCTGCACAGGTGCATCCCCTGATTATGCGCTCTGGGGCGAATTAATGAGTACAAGGGCGCAGATTTTAGGCGCTGCAGGAGCAGTGGTAGATGGTTACTCCAGAGATACCAAAGGCATCTTACACCTCAATTTTCCTTCATTTTCTTATGGTAATTATGCTCAAGACCAGGCACCCAGGGGTAAAGTAATCGATTATAGGGTTCCTATCGAAATTAAAGGCGTACTGATAAATCCCGGCGATATTGTGGTAGGTGACATAGATGGCGTTTGCATTGTGCCGAAACAGCACGAAGCCGAAGTAATAAATCTGGCACTTGAAAAGGCCAGGGGTGAAAAAATGGTGCAGAATAAAATACTTGAAGGGATGAGTGCGAAAGAAGCCTTCGAGAAATATGGGATTATGTAA
- a CDS encoding ABC transporter ATP-binding protein — MLQAISLSKNYQSYQALNQLNLTVNPGEVFCLLGQNGAGKTTTINLFLGFIEPSAGKILIDNQEISSHNDERRKHLAYIPEVVMLYGNLSAIENLDYFSKLAGFKYDNQSLINFLNQCGLQETAHNKHLSGFSKGMRQKVGIAIALAKNAKIILMDEPTSGLDPKATAEFTQLVKQLAAEGKSILMATHDIFNAVNVGSHIGIMKQGELIHTLKASEISAADLQELYLQTI; from the coding sequence ATGCTTCAAGCCATTTCATTATCTAAAAATTATCAATCTTACCAGGCCTTAAATCAGCTCAATTTAACCGTTAACCCCGGTGAAGTATTCTGTTTGCTCGGTCAAAACGGCGCTGGAAAAACCACCACCATTAATCTCTTTTTAGGTTTCATTGAACCCAGTGCAGGAAAAATCCTGATCGATAACCAAGAAATTTCCTCACACAATGATGAACGCCGCAAACACCTGGCCTACATCCCCGAAGTGGTGATGCTTTACGGAAACCTTTCGGCCATCGAAAACCTTGATTACTTTTCTAAGCTGGCAGGTTTTAAGTATGATAACCAAAGTTTAATCAATTTTTTAAATCAATGTGGTTTACAGGAAACTGCTCACAACAAACATTTATCGGGCTTTAGCAAAGGCATGCGTCAAAAAGTAGGCATCGCCATTGCACTGGCCAAAAATGCCAAGATTATATTAATGGATGAGCCGACCAGCGGACTCGATCCTAAAGCGACGGCCGAATTTACACAACTGGTTAAACAGCTGGCCGCAGAAGGCAAATCGATTTTAATGGCCACGCATGATATTTTTAATGCGGTAAACGTGGGCTCGCATATCGGCATTATGAAACAGGGCGAACTCATCCATACGCTAAAGGCCAGCGAAATCAGTGCTGCCGATCTTCAGGAATTATACTTACAAACCATTTAA
- a CDS encoding TonB-dependent siderophore receptor, translating into MNPTYRGLSIFHKFALLLLFNAICLYSFAQVKVSGKVTDAQNQAIYKATIKFKNGKDQLITSSDSLGNFSLILPKTANYTLTISAIGYRSFSQIYAINTGDLKLDAITLQPSNEELQTVEVIGTNGKKYYGNYSFSATKTATLNKDIPQAISSVSKELIADRQAAVLADAVKNVTGVSQSSYYNQFSIRGINQNEEGAIINGMRTHQYYFNQPLTNNLERIEVIKGPASATFSSVDPGGSINLVTKKPLTEDRKEISLSAGSFSTIRGALDFTGPLNTEKTLLYRLNLGYEDSKSFRDLQYRKGYIIAPSFSYIPNDRTSLNVEVVMNNSNSRLDRGQAIFGAIAGQTDLKSTPISFNMGASNDRFNSQDLMLMTNFSHSLTKDIGINVAYMKQNWTEDLLEHRTTNAFGVDENNQPVPTLAAMRAVQRQQKWRTDNLSSYFSMNANTFGLNHKLVIGYDRINTQKLRGGGENSAQGYRLKDGTIAARYDPTKKDLYQFKVVNGVNAPVPNVEHFNLANPTYTIKNLSDYIFTKTEIPPAYNLINAVYLQDQIKYEKLTLTLGLRQEWYEDYSNYKLATEKRIDQHKLLPRIGLTYAINPNINLYGTYLQGYQPQGNTSTLVIVPPPAGSNFKPLESDLKEIGAKSEWLNKNLMVNVSIFEINQKNLLMNANDPLDVNRLIERGAQRSRGIELEASGFIRPNWQFNAGYSYVDAIIKDDFNPALIGERVQNTPKHSASLWTRYNFEIQKLKGIGLGAGVQYSGDKLPLYIRDFVLPAYTLFDAAIYYSPAGAKVQLAVNMNNILNKTYWVGAQNYLRLFPGTPRNVMFNVTYRI; encoded by the coding sequence ATGAACCCAACATATAGAGGTCTTTCTATTTTCCATAAGTTTGCTTTATTACTGCTTTTCAATGCAATTTGCCTATACAGTTTCGCTCAGGTGAAGGTAAGCGGAAAGGTAACCGATGCCCAGAATCAGGCCATTTACAAAGCCACCATTAAATTTAAGAATGGCAAAGATCAATTGATTACCAGCAGTGATTCGCTTGGTAATTTTTCGCTTATTTTACCCAAAACGGCTAATTATACCCTTACGATAAGTGCCATTGGCTACAGGAGTTTTAGCCAGATATACGCGATTAATACAGGCGATTTAAAACTGGATGCCATTACGCTTCAACCCAGCAATGAAGAATTGCAAACGGTGGAAGTAATTGGTACCAACGGCAAAAAATATTATGGCAATTATTCTTTCTCCGCTACTAAAACGGCCACTTTAAACAAGGATATTCCACAGGCCATTTCTTCAGTTTCGAAAGAGTTAATTGCCGACAGGCAGGCCGCGGTACTTGCTGATGCAGTAAAAAACGTCACCGGTGTATCGCAAAGCAGTTATTACAATCAATTTTCCATCAGGGGGATTAACCAGAACGAAGAAGGGGCCATTATTAACGGCATGCGTACCCATCAGTATTATTTCAACCAGCCTTTAACGAATAACCTGGAGCGGATAGAAGTGATAAAAGGTCCGGCAAGTGCTACCTTTTCGAGCGTCGACCCTGGGGGAAGCATTAACCTGGTAACTAAAAAGCCACTCACCGAAGACCGTAAAGAGATCAGCCTTTCGGCAGGAAGTTTCAGCACCATCCGTGGCGCTTTAGATTTTACAGGACCGTTAAATACAGAAAAAACGCTGCTTTACCGGCTTAACCTTGGCTACGAAGACAGTAAAAGTTTCAGAGACCTGCAATACAGAAAAGGTTATATCATCGCGCCTTCTTTCTCCTATATTCCTAACGACCGTACCAGTTTAAACGTAGAGGTGGTGATGAACAACAGCAATTCGAGGTTAGATCGCGGTCAGGCTATTTTTGGGGCCATTGCCGGACAAACGGATTTAAAAAGTACACCAATCAGTTTTAACATGGGCGCCAGCAACGACCGTTTTAACAGTCAGGATTTAATGCTGATGACTAATTTTTCGCATAGCCTTACTAAAGATATCGGAATTAATGTGGCTTACATGAAGCAAAACTGGACAGAAGATCTGTTAGAACACCGAACCACCAATGCCTTTGGGGTGGATGAAAATAACCAGCCTGTTCCTACCCTTGCGGCCATGCGTGCGGTTCAGCGACAACAAAAATGGCGTACCGATAACCTGAGCAGCTATTTTAGCATGAATGCCAATACTTTTGGATTAAACCATAAACTGGTTATAGGATACGACAGGATCAACACCCAGAAACTGCGTGGTGGTGGCGAAAATTCGGCCCAGGGATACCGTTTAAAGGATGGTACCATCGCTGCAAGATATGATCCCACCAAAAAAGACCTCTATCAGTTTAAAGTAGTAAATGGTGTAAATGCGCCAGTGCCCAATGTAGAGCACTTTAACCTGGCCAATCCAACATATACCATCAAGAATTTAAGCGATTATATTTTTACGAAAACAGAAATTCCGCCAGCCTACAACCTAATCAATGCGGTGTATCTGCAAGATCAGATCAAATATGAAAAGCTGACGTTAACGCTGGGCCTGAGACAGGAATGGTACGAAGATTACAGCAATTATAAACTCGCTACCGAAAAAAGGATCGACCAGCATAAACTTTTGCCCAGGATCGGACTTACTTATGCCATCAACCCAAATATTAACCTGTATGGAACATATTTACAGGGTTACCAGCCACAGGGCAATACTTCTACACTGGTTATTGTACCTCCGCCAGCAGGCAGCAATTTTAAACCTTTAGAAAGTGATTTAAAAGAAATCGGTGCAAAATCAGAATGGCTGAATAAAAACCTGATGGTAAATGTTTCAATTTTCGAGATTAACCAGAAAAACCTGTTGATGAATGCCAACGACCCTTTGGATGTAAACCGTTTAATTGAGCGCGGTGCGCAGCGCAGCCGGGGCATAGAGCTGGAGGCATCGGGTTTTATCAGACCAAACTGGCAGTTTAACGCGGGTTATAGTTATGTTGACGCCATTATCAAAGATGATTTTAATCCTGCCTTAATTGGCGAACGGGTACAGAATACACCAAAACACAGTGCCAGCCTTTGGACACGCTATAATTTTGAAATACAAAAGTTAAAGGGCATTGGGCTTGGTGCAGGTGTTCAATACAGCGGAGATAAACTTCCATTGTACATCAGGGATTTTGTACTTCCGGCCTATACCCTTTTTGATGCCGCAATTTATTATTCGCCTGCAGGTGCTAAAGTTCAGCTGGCTGTAAATATGAACAACATCCTTAATAAAACCTATTGGGTGGGTGCCCAAAATTACCTCCGCCTTTTTCCAGGCACGCCAAGAAACGTAATGTTTAACGTAACGTATAGAATATAA
- a CDS encoding ABC transporter permease, translating to MPNRIITIAKQTFKAAFNNKATLALTLLLGLSLCLATYVGWQNYKTQNNQRLHYKELVRAQWLAKPDKHPHRMAHYGYLAFREKHELSFFDFGIESFAGVSIFLEAHKQNTVNFSEAGFSNGMLRFGEISVAMVLQLLVPLLIFFMGYNSISAERESGTLKILLCQNVSWKQLLWGKTLGIIGVCLSIFLPLILLTILLWASLSHWQISADSSLRLLVLIFSYAVYFFIVAALTVLVSAFVRSSKAALITLLSCWIFFMVIMPRITQAVGVKIHPSPAKIEFADAIASDISKQGDSHNPDDPHYAAIKDSLLQMYGVDDVKKLPFNYGGYIMAEGEKITSKIYSNHQKTLNKTFEKQNEITTVAGFFNPYLALKHISMALTASDFNTFVDFQNQAEAYRYQLAQKMNKLQIEKISNIAPGENEKPLAISKKNWAEQPDFNYRFGKLHTVISNELLVLCALSFWLLTTIFLLQYATRWIKTIL from the coding sequence ATGCCGAATAGAATTATTACGATAGCCAAACAGACCTTTAAAGCAGCTTTTAATAATAAAGCCACCCTGGCCTTAACCCTTTTATTGGGTTTATCGCTTTGCCTGGCCACTTATGTAGGCTGGCAAAATTATAAAACACAGAACAATCAGCGCCTGCATTATAAAGAACTCGTGCGGGCACAATGGCTGGCAAAGCCCGATAAACACCCGCACCGGATGGCACATTACGGCTACCTCGCTTTCCGCGAAAAACACGAACTGAGTTTCTTCGATTTTGGGATCGAAAGTTTTGCGGGTGTATCGATCTTTTTAGAAGCACATAAACAGAACACGGTAAATTTCAGCGAAGCGGGTTTCTCTAATGGCATGTTGCGTTTCGGCGAAATCAGTGTGGCCATGGTGTTACAGCTGCTGGTACCTCTATTGATTTTCTTTATGGGTTACAACAGCATTTCCGCTGAAAGGGAATCAGGAACCTTAAAAATCCTGTTGTGCCAAAATGTAAGCTGGAAACAACTGCTTTGGGGCAAAACCCTGGGCATTATTGGCGTATGCCTGTCTATATTTCTTCCACTCATCCTGCTTACCATCCTACTGTGGGCATCTTTAAGCCATTGGCAGATCAGTGCCGATTCCAGTTTGCGTTTACTGGTGCTGATTTTTAGTTACGCGGTTTATTTTTTCATTGTTGCAGCACTTACCGTTTTGGTTTCGGCCTTTGTCCGCAGTTCAAAAGCAGCTTTAATTACCTTATTGTCCTGCTGGATATTTTTCATGGTAATTATGCCAAGGATAACCCAGGCTGTTGGTGTAAAAATCCACCCTTCGCCGGCTAAAATAGAATTTGCCGATGCCATTGCCAGCGATATTAGTAAACAGGGCGATAGCCACAATCCCGACGATCCGCATTATGCTGCCATTAAAGATTCCCTGCTCCAGATGTATGGTGTTGATGATGTAAAAAAACTTCCTTTTAATTATGGTGGCTACATTATGGCCGAAGGAGAAAAGATTACTTCTAAAATTTACAGCAATCACCAGAAAACACTGAATAAAACTTTCGAAAAACAGAACGAAATTACTACAGTGGCAGGTTTCTTTAATCCATATCTGGCATTAAAGCATATTTCGATGGCTTTAACCGCATCTGATTTCAACACTTTTGTCGATTTTCAGAACCAGGCAGAAGCCTATCGTTACCAGCTTGCCCAAAAGATGAATAAACTGCAGATCGAAAAGATCAGCAACATTGCGCCTGGTGAAAACGAAAAACCATTGGCCATCAGTAAGAAAAACTGGGCAGAGCAGCCCGATTTTAATTACCGTTTCGGGAAGTTGCACACCGTAATTTCAAATGAATTATTGGTACTGTGCGCTTTAAGCTTTTGGCTCCTGACCACTATTTTCTTGCTCCAATATGCCACCAGATGGATTAAAACAATATTATAA
- a CDS encoding DUF3526 domain-containing protein, translated as MKQYIYQLEFKLFFRNSPAWIGIIVLLVTGFAGLYFGKTFIARQLAVIEKAAVLQKKNTLNNIDHFGKDIGLFFFHNKFSVVNTPDPWSAFANGQRDVNPYLISVTMLGLEGQLYDTDINNPVSLLMGNMDLSFVFIFLFPLVIIAFTYNLLSEQQESGVWSLLKSQTGKSFTIIRRKFSIRVVVIIGVAIVLFMVAKFYLNLPVDLTFLAVFALTILYLFFWFAVSFFFISLNKSSNFNASAMVAVWVLICIVIPASLNLFLTRKYPIPEALQNVINQREGYHEKWDMAKEVTMKPFFEHYPQLKKYPFPQEKTFSWFWYYAMQQMGDDQALESRLAIQHKLESRQHFTQTVALFFPPIQTQLGINKMAGSDLDNHLDFQHAVRKYHEQIRLHFYPNIFLNQGVNDTDIKNYKPEKYIRQQVPSVWVNLLSIMLFASILMVISIFNFRKANRF; from the coding sequence ATGAAACAATATATATATCAACTCGAATTTAAACTCTTTTTCAGAAATAGCCCGGCATGGATCGGGATTATTGTATTGCTGGTAACAGGCTTTGCCGGATTGTATTTTGGCAAAACATTTATAGCCAGACAACTGGCCGTAATTGAAAAAGCAGCTGTTTTGCAAAAGAAAAACACCCTCAATAATATCGATCACTTTGGTAAAGATATTGGGCTGTTTTTTTTCCACAATAAATTCTCAGTGGTCAATACACCAGATCCCTGGTCAGCATTTGCAAACGGACAAAGAGATGTAAATCCTTACCTGATTTCAGTAACTATGCTGGGTTTGGAAGGACAACTTTACGATACCGACATCAATAATCCGGTCAGTTTACTCATGGGCAATATGGACCTAAGCTTTGTTTTTATCTTCCTGTTCCCACTGGTGATTATCGCTTTTACTTACAACCTGCTTTCCGAACAGCAGGAAAGTGGCGTTTGGTCGCTGTTAAAATCGCAGACGGGGAAATCGTTTACCATTATCAGGCGAAAATTTTCAATCAGGGTAGTGGTGATTATTGGGGTAGCTATTGTATTATTTATGGTCGCAAAATTTTATTTAAACCTACCGGTCGATCTTACTTTTTTAGCTGTATTTGCCTTAACCATTTTGTATCTGTTTTTTTGGTTTGCGGTATCTTTCTTTTTCATTTCGCTCAACAAATCTTCTAATTTTAATGCTTCGGCAATGGTGGCAGTTTGGGTACTCATCTGCATCGTTATCCCGGCATCCCTCAATCTTTTCCTAACCAGGAAATATCCGATACCAGAAGCTTTACAAAATGTAATCAATCAGCGCGAGGGTTACCACGAAAAGTGGGATATGGCAAAAGAAGTAACCATGAAACCTTTTTTCGAACATTATCCACAACTTAAAAAATATCCTTTCCCGCAGGAAAAAACATTTAGCTGGTTTTGGTACTATGCCATGCAGCAAATGGGCGATGACCAGGCTTTGGAGAGCAGATTGGCCATTCAGCATAAGCTCGAATCCAGACAACACTTTACCCAAACGGTTGCTTTATTCTTCCCTCCCATACAAACCCAGTTGGGGATCAATAAAATGGCAGGATCTGACCTGGATAATCACCTGGATTTTCAGCATGCGGTTAGAAAATATCACGAACAGATCAGGCTGCATTTTTACCCTAACATTTTCCTCAACCAGGGCGTAAATGATACCGATATTAAAAATTACAAACCCGAAAAGTATATCCGGCAGCAGGTACCATCGGTTTGGGTGAATTTATTATCGATAATGCTGTTCGCCTCTATTTTAATGGTTATTTCAATTTTTAATTTTAGAAAGGCAAACCGTTTTTAG